One genomic region from Spirosoma sp. KCTC 42546 encodes:
- a CDS encoding Rpn family recombination-promoting nuclease/putative transposase encodes MEIPEISEQRFIPIISDYGFKATFGNEANTLFLRTSLQALIKSSVPINDVQFEKNAFEALTVDSRSGIYDLACTDEQGNQFIVEMQLAHAPNFIQRMKFYALHKFNTLVERGQFNYSNLPKIYCIAFLEKSILPITSYHTIANLRSESGELIDSQMSFITVELAKFDKDTADIQTDLEKLIFTMKTLHTVTEPTQYPAFWNEEWLKKAIDELDTRKMSPEERFQFARITAINAEAVNAEKRKIEEMKAEAVKKALIRQKLSIEEIAEDNDVSTDFVLNIQNQLTE; translated from the coding sequence ATGGAAATACCCGAAATTAGTGAACAACGCTTTATACCAATTATATCCGACTATGGATTTAAAGCCACTTTTGGGAATGAAGCGAATACGCTTTTTCTACGTACTTCTCTTCAGGCTTTAATTAAATCTTCGGTTCCAATCAATGATGTGCAATTTGAAAAGAATGCTTTTGAAGCCCTCACCGTGGATAGTCGAAGTGGAATCTATGATTTAGCCTGCACTGACGAACAGGGCAATCAGTTTATAGTTGAAATGCAGTTAGCCCATGCGCCTAACTTCATCCAACGCATGAAATTCTATGCTCTTCATAAATTCAATACCTTAGTCGAACGTGGGCAATTCAATTATTCAAACCTTCCTAAAATATATTGCATCGCATTTTTAGAAAAGAGTATCCTACCGATCACCAGTTACCATACTATAGCCAATCTACGAAGTGAATCAGGCGAACTCATAGATAGTCAAATGTCGTTTATCACTGTAGAATTAGCTAAATTTGACAAGGATACAGCTGATATTCAAACTGATTTAGAAAAACTGATTTTCACCATGAAGACGTTGCACACGGTCACGGAACCAACTCAGTATCCGGCTTTTTGGAATGAAGAATGGTTGAAGAAAGCTATTGACGAGTTAGACACGCGAAAAATGTCTCCTGAGGAGCGATTTCAGTTTGCCCGTATCACAGCTATCAATGCAGAGGCTGTGAATGCAGAAAAGAGAAAGATTGAGGAAATGAAGGCAGAAGCAGTGAAAAAAGCACTAATTCGACAAAAATTATCAATTGAAGAGATTGCTGAGGATAATGACGTTTCAACTGATTTTGTCCTTAATATTCAGAATCAACTCACTGAATGA
- a CDS encoding GNAT family N-acetyltransferase: protein MILLPIHQTLSENTQFLNHPDCEPGLSMTIEFFNKIGYHPPWIGYYAQLDGNLVGGCAFKGKPKNGRVEIAYGTFPQYQHQGVGAEMCNQLVQLALETDPTVTVTARTLPEESYSTRILKKNGFVHLGTIWDDDDGDVWEWEYIRSK from the coding sequence ATGATCCTCCTCCCTATCCACCAAACCCTCTCCGAAAACACCCAATTTCTCAATCACCCCGATTGTGAACCGGGGCTTTCGATGACGATTGAGTTTTTTAACAAAATAGGCTACCATCCGCCCTGGATCGGCTATTACGCCCAACTCGATGGCAACTTGGTGGGTGGTTGTGCATTCAAAGGAAAGCCTAAAAACGGGCGGGTGGAAATCGCGTATGGTACCTTCCCTCAATACCAGCATCAGGGCGTTGGTGCCGAAATGTGTAACCAACTGGTACAGCTTGCGCTAGAAACCGATCCTACCGTTACGGTCACAGCCCGGACATTGCCCGAGGAAAGTTACTCCACCCGTATTCTCAAGAAAAATGGCTTTGTGCACCTCGGAACCATCTGGGATGACGACGATGGCGACGTGTGGGAATGGGAATATATTCGATCAAAATGA
- a CDS encoding Crp/Fnr family transcriptional regulator encodes MISGPHDVLHQHLQQFAQLPEADMQLADEFWHVRKIAKHDFFNFQNSVCRQVGFVLKGMFRVYYIDPKTELEHNLYFIPEHMFLTSLKGLLTRTTCPYLIEALEDAELLVIDREDLQQLYPRSHSWERFGRILAEQYFLFNQMRSESLLTQTAEERYIDLVENFPDILNRVSLGHISSYLGIKGPSLSRIRAQLAHK; translated from the coding sequence ATGATTTCTGGCCCACACGACGTACTACACCAACATTTACAACAGTTTGCCCAACTTCCTGAAGCGGATATGCAACTGGCGGATGAATTCTGGCACGTCAGGAAAATTGCCAAACATGACTTCTTTAATTTCCAGAATTCGGTTTGTCGGCAAGTGGGGTTCGTGCTGAAAGGCATGTTTCGGGTGTATTACATTGATCCAAAAACTGAACTGGAACACAATCTCTATTTCATTCCCGAGCACATGTTCCTAACCTCGCTGAAAGGACTGTTGACCAGAACCACCTGCCCCTACCTGATTGAAGCGCTGGAAGATGCAGAGCTACTGGTGATTGACCGGGAAGATCTACAACAACTTTACCCACGATCGCACAGTTGGGAGCGCTTCGGTCGTATCCTTGCCGAGCAGTATTTTCTGTTCAATCAAATGCGCTCGGAAAGTTTACTGACGCAAACAGCCGAGGAACGCTACATTGATCTGGTAGAAAACTTTCCGGATATTCTGAACCGGGTGTCTCTGGGTCATATTTCGTCTTATCTGGGTATCAAAGGACCATCCCTCAGCCGTATCCGGGCGCAACTAGCCCATAAATAA
- a CDS encoding OsmC family protein, whose translation MKITRSSSAHWAGTGKDGKGSLTTASTVLNQTQYSFNTRFADGVGTNPEELVAAAHAGCFAMQLAFNIQGAGFAADSLDVKCTITLEDSGITSSKLTLTASVPGLDKAKFDELVDHAEHNCPISKLFNTTISVDATLA comes from the coding sequence ATGAAAATCACACGCAGCTCTTCAGCACATTGGGCCGGAACCGGAAAAGATGGAAAAGGTAGCCTGACTACAGCCAGTACCGTTCTCAATCAAACACAATATTCGTTCAACACCCGTTTCGCTGATGGCGTGGGCACCAATCCAGAAGAACTGGTAGCGGCTGCACATGCAGGCTGCTTCGCTATGCAATTAGCCTTCAATATTCAGGGAGCAGGTTTTGCCGCCGATTCATTGGATGTCAAATGCACTATTACGCTGGAAGACAGTGGCATTACCAGCTCTAAATTGACGCTTACGGCTAGTGTACCAGGCCTGGACAAAGCTAAATTCGATGAACTGGTTGACCACGCCGAACACAATTGCCCCATCTCGAAACTATTCAATACCACCATCAGCGTCGACGCTACGCTGGCGTAA
- a CDS encoding TlpA disulfide reductase family protein, with protein sequence MKVILQEEKKYWSLGWLWAVFLLAVPGCLQAQLTSKINGFFPKDWEGKQAMVVAKPIHGSPIIDTTTIMNRSATFTVRLGEPSPAYLWIEGNQDDIHFFIDSPTINIGIEPGAFAKPLITGSASSELWVDQLDFLMQIRESRPDLHSETFSALQAGDSLVAFKLEQTADSLRKVDDDQLISLIQNHPLLPCSWYLFASNSFSYSQTSRLFDSLSAFATYPSYRELNEKLDRKKLGNKAPDFSLPSPSGSVITLSKLERTYILVDFSSQYILPCQKRHYDLKKLYATYHPLGLEIVTVAFDIDKNAGIIPTTPDRLPWLQVLDSISQSSVMEAFAIDQMPDNLLLDANKIMIGRDMSVPELDEKLQQLLKK encoded by the coding sequence ATGAAAGTAATTCTACAGGAAGAAAAAAAGTACTGGTCTTTAGGTTGGTTATGGGCTGTGTTTCTCCTAGCCGTACCGGGCTGTTTGCAAGCGCAGCTTACTAGTAAAATTAACGGTTTCTTTCCTAAAGATTGGGAAGGTAAACAGGCAATGGTCGTGGCTAAACCAATACATGGGTCACCTATTATTGACACCACTACGATAATGAACCGGAGTGCTACATTCACCGTCAGGTTAGGTGAACCTAGTCCGGCTTATCTTTGGATTGAGGGGAATCAAGACGACATCCACTTTTTTATCGACTCACCAACCATCAATATTGGGATTGAGCCAGGAGCCTTCGCTAAGCCGTTAATTACGGGCTCTGCCAGCAGCGAGTTATGGGTAGATCAACTAGATTTCCTGATGCAGATTCGCGAATCCCGACCTGATCTGCATTCCGAAACATTTTCTGCCCTACAAGCTGGTGATTCGCTTGTTGCCTTCAAACTTGAACAGACTGCAGATTCCCTACGTAAGGTCGATGACGATCAGCTAATCAGCTTAATTCAGAACCACCCGTTACTACCCTGTAGTTGGTATCTTTTTGCATCTAACTCGTTCTCCTATTCTCAAACATCACGTTTATTCGACAGCTTGTCTGCTTTTGCTACTTATCCATCTTACCGGGAATTGAACGAGAAACTGGATCGTAAAAAGCTGGGAAATAAAGCCCCAGACTTTAGCTTACCCAGCCCATCTGGTTCAGTAATTACGTTATCAAAACTTGAACGAACGTATATTTTAGTCGATTTTTCCAGCCAGTACATATTACCCTGCCAGAAACGGCATTATGATTTAAAGAAGCTGTACGCTACCTATCACCCACTCGGATTGGAAATAGTTACGGTCGCATTCGATATCGATAAAAATGCTGGTATCATACCCACTACGCCAGACCGTTTACCATGGCTTCAGGTTTTGGATTCCATTAGCCAGTCATCAGTAATGGAAGCATTTGCTATAGACCAAATGCCTGATAATCTATTGCTCGACGCCAACAAAATAATGATTGGACGCGATATGTCTGTTCCAGAACTGGACGAGAAATTACAGCAGTTGTTAAAGAAGTAA
- a CDS encoding MerR family transcriptional regulator: MRQYSVNNLAKLAGVSVRTLHHYDRLGLLKPAIRTEANYRLYSEQELIRLQQILFYKELDFSLSEILAILENPGFNMITALESHKLALQARQYRLSTLLMTIDKTISTLKGERVMLTNEELYEGFPKGLAYRQEAITKYGTEEVDASEQNLRQRGKAGFEQLKADQKDIAKTLAGMLTIDPTSTAVQEQIARHYANIQGFWGEELCQSKNMSEAYKGLAKLYMDDPRFTSQNGQENPEYAAFLNKAMVYFADTQIKA; encoded by the coding sequence ATGAGACAGTATTCTGTGAATAATCTGGCGAAACTAGCGGGTGTTAGCGTGCGCACGCTGCACCACTACGATCGTCTGGGTCTGTTAAAACCAGCTATCCGTACGGAGGCTAATTACCGGCTATATAGTGAGCAAGAGTTAATCCGACTGCAGCAGATTCTCTTTTACAAAGAACTCGACTTCTCGTTAAGCGAGATTCTGGCTATTCTGGAAAACCCGGGTTTCAACATGATAACGGCGCTGGAAAGCCATAAGCTGGCACTCCAGGCCCGGCAATACCGGCTCTCAACGCTACTCATGACGATTGACAAAACAATTTCAACCTTAAAAGGAGAACGAGTCATGTTAACGAACGAAGAGTTATACGAAGGCTTTCCCAAGGGTCTGGCATACCGGCAGGAAGCCATTACCAAATACGGAACCGAGGAAGTTGACGCCAGCGAGCAAAACCTGCGTCAACGAGGTAAAGCGGGCTTTGAGCAATTAAAAGCCGACCAGAAGGACATTGCCAAAACACTGGCTGGAATGCTTACGATAGACCCGACCAGCACGGCAGTGCAGGAACAGATCGCCCGCCATTATGCCAACATCCAAGGGTTCTGGGGCGAAGAACTTTGTCAATCAAAAAATATGTCGGAGGCCTATAAAGGGTTGGCGAAGTTGTACATGGATGATCCTCGCTTCACGAGCCAAAATGGACAGGAAAACCCTGAATACGCGGCTTTTTTGAACAAGGCAATGGTGTATTTTGCAGATACACAGATTAAAGCGTAG
- a CDS encoding response regulator transcription factor, producing the protein MKVLVVEDEQGLAESITDYMVKDGYICETAATFRDAEEKIHLYTYDCVIVDLTLPDGNGFQIIEMLKRLIATTGVIIISARNALEDKLKGLEIGSDDYLTKPFHLSELNARVKSLLRRRQFGGHTEIRFQEIVVVPLTRKVFVNGQLTTLSRKEYDLLLYFLSNVDVALTKASIAEHLWGDNIDSADSFDMVYSHIKNLRRKLLEKGAADYVQSIYGIGYKFSQP; encoded by the coding sequence ATGAAAGTACTGGTCGTAGAGGATGAACAGGGGTTAGCCGAAAGTATTACGGACTACATGGTGAAGGATGGGTACATCTGCGAAACGGCCGCTACGTTTCGGGATGCCGAGGAGAAAATTCACCTGTACACCTACGATTGCGTAATCGTTGACCTGACCCTGCCCGATGGCAATGGGTTTCAGATCATCGAAATGCTGAAACGACTCATTGCCACCACGGGCGTCATTATTATATCGGCCCGTAACGCATTGGAAGACAAACTAAAAGGGCTGGAAATCGGCTCCGATGATTACCTCACAAAACCATTTCACCTATCTGAACTGAACGCGCGTGTAAAGTCCTTGCTCCGTCGGCGGCAGTTTGGTGGCCATACCGAAATTCGGTTTCAGGAAATCGTGGTGGTGCCGCTTACCCGCAAGGTGTTTGTAAATGGACAGCTCACAACCCTGTCCAGGAAGGAGTATGATTTGTTGCTGTATTTCCTGTCTAATGTGGATGTAGCGCTGACTAAAGCGTCTATCGCCGAGCACCTGTGGGGCGACAACATTGACTCCGCCGATTCGTTCGATATGGTGTATTCGCATATCAAAAATTTGCGTCGGAAATTGCTGGAAAAAGGGGCCGCCGATTACGTACAATCCATCTACGGCATCGGCTATAAATTCAGTCAGCCTTGA